The DNA sequence CGGTTGAGGAACTGGCCGGCGTCCCACAGCATGGTGGTCAGCGACCTGGTCCGGGCGTGGTAGCCGACGGCCTCGAGGAACTTGAGGAACTCGCCGCGTTCGATGATGCCGGGCCGGTTGTGGTCCCAGTTGAGCAGGGCCCATTCGCCGATGATGACCGGGATGCCGCGGGCCACGAAGGTTGCCTGCACCCGGTCGAAGGTCCCGATGAGGTCCTGTTCCACGTTGGTGTCGTAGCGGGTGCCCCCGGCGATGTTGACGCTGAAGGGCCACCATCCGTAGAAGTGGACCGTCGCGGCGAGGTTGGCGTCGTGCAGCTGGGTGAAAGTGGCGGTGAGGGCGTCGAGTCGGCCCTGGTCGGCGTTGGTGAACAGCGTGGGCAGTACCAGCAGCCGACTGGTGTTGCCGCCGCCGGACTGACGCACGAGCCGCACGAACTCGGTGTTGAGCTCGTTCAGCACCTGGTAGTTCTGGTCGTCGCCGGTGGTGCCGGTGAACTGCGGTTCGTTGATGCTCTCGAACACCAGCCGGGCTGAGTGGTTGCGGAACGTGCTGGACAGCTGGGTCCACAGGGCGGTGTAGCGGGCGAGGACGTTGGTACGGTCGGTGGGGTAGGTGTTGATCCACTGCCAGGAGTCGTGATGCAGGTTGATCATCACGTAGAAGCCCTCGTCCAGGGACCAGTCGACGATCTGGCGGACGCGGCTGAGCCAGGCGGCGTCGATGGTGTACGTCGGCGCCGGTCCGTGGTGGTTGCTCCAGGTGATCGGGATGCGGATGCTGTTGTAGCCCTGGGTGCGCACGTGGTGCAGCAGGGCCTGGGTGGTCAGCGGGTTGCCCCAGGCGGTCTCGTCGGGGATGGCGTCCAGGGTGTTGCCGAGGTTCCAGCCCGGTTGCATCGCCGCCACGGTCGCCATCGGATTGCCTGGCTGCGGCGACGTCGAGGGGGACGGCGAGGCCGAGGGTGAGGCCGAAGGCGACGGGCGGGTCGAGGCGCTGGCCGAGGGCGAGGGCGAGCCGCCGACGGTGCCGGTGCATGTGACACCGTTGAGCGTGAACGACGTGGGTGCGGTGTTGCTGCCCGACCAGGAGCCGTTGAAGCCGAAGGAGACGGTCGCGTTCGTGCCGATGGCTGCGTTGTAGCTCATGTTGGTCGCGGTCTGCAGCGCGCCGGACGCGGTGACGGTGGCGTTCCAGGCCTGGGTGACCTGCTGGCCGGACGGGAAGGTCCACCTCACGTTCCAGCCGTTGACAGGGTCGCCGAGGTTGGTGACGTCGACGTTGGCGGTGAAGCCGCCCGGCCACTGGGCGGACACCGCGTAGGTCACGCGGCATCCGGCGGCCGCCTGGGCGCTCACCGCTGCCGCCACACCGGCCAGGAGGGCGGCGGCTACGCCGCCGGCGACAACGGCGGCGCGCCACCGTACTCGTCGCAGGTCCTGCAGGGTCATGGGATCATCCTTTTCAGATCGAGGTGGTTCGTGCGGGGCTCGGTGTCACACGGTCGTGGCCGGGTTTGCGCAGACGGTGTCCCGGCGGTCGGCGCACCCGGTAGTGACGTGACAGTGGATCGATGGCCGACCCGTCGGCGCGATCGAGTGCTTCGCGGTCAGCTGCCCCTGATTCCGCGACGTTGCCTGGCTCCCGCAACGATTCAACCTCCGCGACCCTACCGCGAAAGTTTCGGGCAGGACGCTACGCCTTTCGGCAATGCACGTCAATGGGATCCGCCAGGTGCGCGAGCGATGACAGCCGCGGCGCAGTGGGCACCGAACCTCGACCCGCCACATTGCAGCCAGTGTGAACTGTGTTTTCCCGTACAAGATCACGCTGTCGGTCCGGAACGACGTGCGAGGAGCCGCGGCACGAGGGCAGGTGGCCGATGCCCGCTCGTTGACGAAATCGTCGGCCGTCACTACGCTCCCGCCAGGAAAGTATCTGCGCAATGTCCAGAAAGTTTCTACGGCGTGCTCCCCGGACCTGAGCACACGAACTCCGCATCCCTTGCCCCGACGCCTATGGCCTGAAGGCGGTCCCCGTGACACGGGATCAGAATCCCCATCTTCTACTCGCCCTGCCCCGCCGGCGGTTTCTGACCGGTGCCGCAGCGGCGGCCGGCATCGTGCTCACCGCTGGTGCCATGGCCGGATGTGGACCCGACGAGCAGGCCGACCTCGCTTGAACAGTCTGTCCGCCCGGCGGCGGACGGGCCAGTCCTCCTGGCCGCCTCCACGCTGGGCCACGAAGCCCCCGCGCTGGGCGCCGCCACGATCGCTCTGACCGCATCACCAACGGAGAAACCCGAATGAGTTCAGCACCCGCACAGCTATCCCCCACGGTCGTCGACGCCAACGGCTGGATCGGCGGCATGTTCCACAACCCAGTCATCTCCGGCATGCATCCCGATCCGAGCATCTGCCGGGTCGACGACGACTACTACCTGGCCTGTTCCAGCTTCGAGTACTTCCCCGGTGTGCCGATCTTCCACAGCCGGGACCTGGTGCACTGGGAGCAGATCGGCAACGCGCTCGACCGGCCCAGCCAGCTGCACATCACCACCGACACACCCTCCTCCGGCGGCGTGTACGCGCCCACCCTGCGCCACCATGACGGCCGCTTCTGGCTGATCACCACCAACGTCGCACCAGGCGGCACAACCATGCTGTTCACCGCCACCGACCCGGCCGGGCCATGGTCCGAACCGATCCGGACCGGCATTCCCGGCATCGACCCGGACCTCGCCTGGGACGATCAGGGCCGCTGCTGGTGCACCTACGCCGGCATCGAACAGGTGCGCATCGACCCGGACACCGGCCAGACCTTCGGCACACCACACCGGCTGTGGTCCGGTGGAACCGGCGCCCAGGCACCGGAGGCTCCCCACCTCTACCGGATAGGCGACTACTGGTATCTGCTGATCGCCGAAGGCGGGACCGAGCGCGGACACGCCGTCTCGATAGCCCGCGGTCCGGCACCGGAGGGACCTTTCGAGCCCTGCCCGGCCAACCCGATCCTGACCCATCGCGGCGTCAACCACCCGATCCAGAACACCGGGCACGCCGACCTCGTCCAGTCCCCCGACGGGTCTTGGTGGATGGTGCTGCTGGGCGTACGCCCCGGCGGCGGCACCCCGGGATGGCACGTCCTGGGCAGGGAAACGTTCCTGACACCGGTGACCTGGGCCGACGGCTGGCCGATGGTCGGGCGGGTCGAGCCGGCGCTCGCGTCGCCCCCGTGGCCGGCGCTCCCGCTGGCCGCAGCGCCGGTACGCGACGACTTCGACGCCGACCGGCTGCACCCGCGCTGGATCTCCGTGCGGTCGCGGCCCGACGAGCTGTGCTCACTGGGCGAACGCCCGGGCTGGCTCACCCTGCGCGCCCGCGGCGCGTCACTGGACCAGCCCGACGTGATGTTCGTCGGCCGCCGTCAGCAGCACCTGTCCTGCACCGCCCGCACCCTGCTCGACGCCGCGCAAGGCCGTGGCGGCCTGGCGGTACGCCTCGACGAGTCGCACCACTACGAGATCGAGGTCGGCGACGGGCAGGTGCGCGCGTCCGCCCGCGCCTCGTCCCTGCAGACCACGCTCGGCACCCGCACCACGCCGGACGGACCGGTCCGGCTGCGGATCGACATCATCGCATCGGCGCCGGCACAGTGGCATCCGCGCGAGGAGCCCGACACCGTCCGGCTCGGGATCGAGGGCAGCGACGGCACGTTCGACGTGCTGGCCGAACTCGACGGCCGCTACCTGTCGACGGAGGTCGCCGGGGGCTTCACCGGCCGGGTGCTCGGCATGTACGCCGCCGCGGGCACCGTGCAGTTCGACTGGTTCGACTACGAGCCGACCGAGCCCGGTCCGAGCATCTCCCCAGAGGCTATCCTTGCGCCGTGAACGGGGCCGGACAGCGTCCGGCCCCGACCGGAAACACAACGCACACCACGACGGAGGGAGTCGGGTTGTCGCACGCCGAGTCCGATGAGCCGGTGACCGACACCGAACACGCCACCAACGGTCCGGCCGGGGCGGTGACCATCTCCTACATCGCCGAGTCCGCCGGAGTGTCGATCCCCACGGTGTCGAAGGTCCTCAACGGCCGCTCCGGCGTCGCCGCCGACACCCGCGCCCGTGTCGAAGCACTCGTCCACCAGTACGGATACCGCAGGCCCACACCGGCCACCCGCAGCAACCTGATGGAACTCGTCTTCGACGACCTGCAGCACATGTGGGGGGTAGAGATCATCCGCGGGGTGGAACGCGTCGCACGGGACCACCGCATGGGTGTCGTGCTGACCGAGTTCGGCCCGCAACGCAGCTCGATCCGCTACTGGATCGACGACACGGTCGCCCGCCGTCCCGCCTGCATCGTGACGGTGGCCCAGCTGTCGGAGGACCAACGCAACCAGCTACGGGCCAGAGGCATCCCCTTCGTCGTCGTCGACCCCACCACCGAGCTGCCTGACGACGTTCCGTTCGTCGGAGCCACGAACTGGGCGGGCGGCCGGTCAGCCGCCCGCCACCTCATCGAGCTCGGACATCGCCGCATCGCGATGATCGCCGGCCCGGACCAGGTCCTGTGCTGCCAGGCCCGGGTCGACGGCTACCGGTCCGCGATGACAGCCGCCGGCCTGCCGGCCGACGCCAGCCTGGTCGCACGGACCGACCTGGACCAGAAAGGCGGCCACACAGCGGCGATGACCCTGCTGAGCCGTCCCGATCCCCCGACGGCGATCTTCGCCAGCAACGACCTGCAAGCGCTCGGCGTCTACCAGGCGGCGCGGCAGCTCGGCCTGCGCATCCCGGCCGACCTGAGCGTGGTCGGGTTCGACGACCTTCCGGTCGCCGCCCTGGTCGACCCCCCGTTGACCACCGTTCACCAGCCACTCACCGAAATGGCGGTCGCCGCCACCGAATTGGCGCTCGCCCTGGGCCGCGGAGAGAGGACACCGCAGGTAGGGCTGGAGTTGGCGACGACCCTCACCGTCCGTGGCAGCACAGCCCCACCACGACCGTAATCGCACGCCACCGGTGTCGACATGTTGGCTTTTCCCGGCATCGGTCGACGGATAGACGCCGTGTCGGGCCATATGAACCAAACGGGTGGCTGTCCGCCGTGCCCGTTGTTCAGGAACTTCCCGAGCTCCACCATCTGGCTGTTGGCCAACGCGTTTATCGGGTAGACGACGATCGCCCTGATGCCTCGTCCGCTGCCGTCGCGCAGCACCCGGTCCACGATCGGGACGATGTACGCGAGCGACTTGCCCGAACCGGTGCCGGTCGTCAGCACGTATGAGGCCCCGGACGATGCCACCGAGACTGCCTCCGCCTGATGGCGGTGCAGGGTGATGGGCTGTTCACCGGGATCGTTGAGATCGCTCTTGCGACGGAAGATCCGCTCGCACTCCCCCTGCAGTACACCACGCGACACCAGTTCGTCGATGCGCCCGCCGACGGCGAAGGAGGGGTTCAGCGACAACCACGGAGCCGGCCACTGCGCGCCCCGCTCGCTCTGGCTCTCGATGGCATTCCGGATCTCGGTGTCATGTACATCGACGAAGCCCTCCGTGAACTGCTGATAGTCACGGACCAACTGCCGATGCACCGCGAATGCGTCCACCGAGCGCTTCCTCCCCGATCAGCGCACGACCGCGCTGCCGAGCACGCCGTTCGGCGTCCCCCGCAACGCGGCCGATTTTATTATCCGTTCTCGACTCAGAACAGAGAACATTTACGGTCGCAAAGCACAGGCCAGAAGGCCATCCACCATCCAAGGGGGACAGTCGTGACCACTCTAGCGATTGACAGCTAGTTTCTTCTGCTTTACGTAACGTCTGCTCCATGTCTGTAATCGCGAGTGACACCCGCGCTCCGCGCCTCGCCGAACCCGGTGACCTGTTGCTCTCTTGCCGCAACGGGTCTGCTGCACCGATAGGTGACAGGTGTAGTCACGCGGCCTGACTGGCCTGCGGGGTCATGATTGTCTCGAACTCGATGGGGGTCAACTTGCCGAGCGGGCGTTGTCGTCGGCGGCGGTGGTAGGTGCGTTCGATCCAGGCCACGATCGCGGTACGTAGTTGTTCGCGGGCGGTCCAGGACCGGCGGTCCAGGACGTTGTTCTGCAGCAGGCCGAAGAACGACTCCATGGCCGCGTTGTCTCCGGCGGCGCCGACTCGGCCCATCGAGCCGAGCATGCGGTGCTGGTGCAGCGCGGCGACGAACTTCCTCGATCGAAACTGATTGTGGCAGGCGGCGACGACCATAAGTGAGCACCGCGGCGACGGCCATATCGCGACGCTGGTAGCGCAACGGATTCACCGGGGTGGAGTCGGCCGTGTGGATGACGCTGCTCACGCCGCTCGCCGTGGTGGCCTTCGCGGCGATCCCGCAGATCAACCCGGTGCACCTGACTGATCCCGCGACCGTTTGAGTCACACCCAATACAGCGATAAATTTACATGTAAAGTCAGACGACGGATGGTCCGTCGATGCTCTCCGACAGATCGGATCACCGTGAGAAGGTCGGTAACACAGTTCATCGCCCTGGTGGGCGCCGTCATCCTCGGCCTCGGCGCCGTACCCTCACCCGCGCAGGCGGCGGCCTCGCCGCACCACATCCAAAACCAGGCCAACCTCGGTTGCCTGGGCAGGCAGGGCACCGGCACCATCGCCCCGGTCGCGACCTTCGCATGCGAGGATTTCAGCTACCAGTTGTGGACCCCGGTGTTTGACAGCGCCTACAGCGGCTACCGGTTGTATCCCTACGGCAGCAACAAGTGCCTCACCAGCAACCCGGACGCGACCGCGGCCGCCGTCATGCTGTGCGGTACGTCGATCCTGCAGCTGTGGCTACTTGACGACCGGGGCAACGGCCTGCGGTGGCTGCACAGCGTGTCGTCCGGCAAGTGCCTGGTGCTCGGCAGCGCCCCGAATCTGACCCAGGCCCCCTGTGCCGACGCGCCCGCGCACCTCTGGAAGATATGGGGCTTCACCGGCTGATCACGCCTCACGATGGCATCGCCGAACCGCGCCAGGCTGGCAGCACGGCCTTGCCGTAGCGGGCTCCGGCGCTCCCGACGGGCAGGATCTGCCTGATGTGCTGCAGGTCGGCCGAAGTCCGCTCGATCTGTGCCGCAGCGAGGTTTTCGGTTAGGCGCTGTAAGAGCTAAGCGGTCACCCGCGGCCTGCCTCAACTCCCGCCACCCGACCGGACGAGCAGTCGGTACCGCCGGATCGCGATGCCGACCGTGACCGGCAGGCCCACGCCGCGGCCCGCGATGAAGAGGCAGTCGCCGACGACCGTCCGGTAGCCGCCGGACGGCGTCAGCGAGATGCCCGGCTGCGCGGTGGACGGGGCCTGCTACGGGATGGTGAACGGGTCTTGCTGCGCCGGCGGAAGAAGCCGATGCGGCGACCTTCCGGTGGTCTGCCACGATGCCTGCGCCGGCGTCGTGGCAGCGGAATGTCGTCTTGCCGCCACATCGATGCTCGTCGCAGACAGCGGTCCTACGCTGCTGACGACATCGAGGCTCCGGTCGATCCGTCGGACGAAGGAAGCGCCAATGTTCCTGTTCATGATGATCGCGGCGTGCTTCGGCGTGCTTCAGCTCGCTCTTCTCGGCTCGGTGACCCGGTCGGTGCGGATGGCGAATCTCCTGCTGGCCGTCTCGGTGGGCCTCTACGGCTGTGGCGCGGTGGCCGTCATCCTGCAGCTGCTCTACACCCGCGGTGTAGCGCTCCTGACCGGAGATTCGGTCAGCGAGGTGGTGCGGACCGCCAGCTACTCGATGGACCCGATCATCGAAGAGGTCGTGAAGGTGCTGCCGCTGCTGGCGCTGGTGGCGTTCCGGCGGATCCGAGCGCAGTGGAGCCTGACCGACTTCGCGCTGCTGGGTGCTGCTGCCGGCGCCGGTTTCGGGCTCGTCGAGGCGACGATGCGCTGGAGCCACCAGGCCAGCAGCGCGGTCGGCGGTCCGATCGACGGCTGGACGATCCCGCTCGGCTTCGGTGGCGTGTACGTGCCCGGGCCGTTCCAGATCGTCGGTTCGTGGCTGCCGGCGCCGGTCGTGGACGCCGGCGCTTTCGTCGGCACCGGTTCGATGGA is a window from the Catellatospora sp. TT07R-123 genome containing:
- a CDS encoding LacI family DNA-binding transcriptional regulator; the encoded protein is MTDTEHATNGPAGAVTISYIAESAGVSIPTVSKVLNGRSGVAADTRARVEALVHQYGYRRPTPATRSNLMELVFDDLQHMWGVEIIRGVERVARDHRMGVVLTEFGPQRSSIRYWIDDTVARRPACIVTVAQLSEDQRNQLRARGIPFVVVDPTTELPDDVPFVGATNWAGGRSAARHLIELGHRRIAMIAGPDQVLCCQARVDGYRSAMTAAGLPADASLVARTDLDQKGGHTAAMTLLSRPDPPTAIFASNDLQALGVYQAARQLGLRIPADLSVVGFDDLPVAALVDPPLTTVHQPLTEMAVAATELALALGRGERTPQVGLELATTLTVRGSTAPPRP
- a CDS encoding RICIN domain-containing protein; amino-acid sequence: MRRSVTQFIALVGAVILGLGAVPSPAQAAASPHHIQNQANLGCLGRQGTGTIAPVATFACEDFSYQLWTPVFDSAYSGYRLYPYGSNKCLTSNPDATAAAVMLCGTSILQLWLLDDRGNGLRWLHSVSSGKCLVLGSAPNLTQAPCADAPAHLWKIWGFTG
- a CDS encoding glycoside hydrolase family 43 protein — translated: MSSAPAQLSPTVVDANGWIGGMFHNPVISGMHPDPSICRVDDDYYLACSSFEYFPGVPIFHSRDLVHWEQIGNALDRPSQLHITTDTPSSGGVYAPTLRHHDGRFWLITTNVAPGGTTMLFTATDPAGPWSEPIRTGIPGIDPDLAWDDQGRCWCTYAGIEQVRIDPDTGQTFGTPHRLWSGGTGAQAPEAPHLYRIGDYWYLLIAEGGTERGHAVSIARGPAPEGPFEPCPANPILTHRGVNHPIQNTGHADLVQSPDGSWWMVLLGVRPGGGTPGWHVLGRETFLTPVTWADGWPMVGRVEPALASPPWPALPLAAAPVRDDFDADRLHPRWISVRSRPDELCSLGERPGWLTLRARGASLDQPDVMFVGRRQQHLSCTARTLLDAAQGRGGLAVRLDESHHYEIEVGDGQVRASARASSLQTTLGTRTTPDGPVRLRIDIIASAPAQWHPREEPDTVRLGIEGSDGTFDVLAELDGRYLSTEVAGGFTGRVLGMYAAAGTVQFDWFDYEPTEPGPSISPEAILAP
- a CDS encoding cellulase family glycosylhydrolase, whose protein sequence is MTLQDLRRVRWRAAVVAGGVAAALLAGVAAAVSAQAAAGCRVTYAVSAQWPGGFTANVDVTNLGDPVNGWNVRWTFPSGQQVTQAWNATVTASGALQTATNMSYNAAIGTNATVSFGFNGSWSGSNTAPTSFTLNGVTCTGTVGGSPSPSASASTRPSPSASPSASPSPSTSPQPGNPMATVAAMQPGWNLGNTLDAIPDETAWGNPLTTQALLHHVRTQGYNSIRIPITWSNHHGPAPTYTIDAAWLSRVRQIVDWSLDEGFYVMINLHHDSWQWINTYPTDRTNVLARYTALWTQLSSTFRNHSARLVFESINEPQFTGTTGDDQNYQVLNELNTEFVRLVRQSGGGNTSRLLVLPTLFTNADQGRLDALTATFTQLHDANLAATVHFYGWWPFSVNIAGGTRYDTNVEQDLIGTFDRVQATFVARGIPVIIGEWALLNWDHNRPGIIERGEFLKFLEAVGYHARTRSLTTMLWDAGQFLNRNTLSWRDPGVFAMMKTSWTTRSGTASADQVYVPRTGAVTGKSLTLNLNGTTFRGLRQGSTDLVNGTDYTVSGDTLTLTATALTRLVGNRAYGVNASIQARFSQGEPWPIDIITYDPPTQAAATGTTSGLTIPTQFRGDQLATMEAKYTDGSNAGPANWTSFKEFWTHFQPDYSANTITLKPEFFNEVNDGTATLTFHFWSGTQITYRITKSGTSVTGSTS